In Scatophagus argus isolate fScaArg1 chromosome 18, fScaArg1.pri, whole genome shotgun sequence, the DNA window CCTACCATGcttgagtaaaaataaagaaaagcacttTCTTTACCTTACCCAACAAACTTACCTTTAACGACTTCCACAACTGACCATGTTAACAATAAGTGAACCCTACATGTTCTAAAGAGGGGGGGTGTAGAGCTTTGAAaatacacaatcacacaaattTATAATCCCTTTATGGATATTTATAAAAGCTTAAAAGTGAAAGCAGGAGTAGACCAAGACATTCCCTGTTTTAAAGAGAAGGTGAGTTGAACGTTGGTTGAAAGTTCACACTTCTTTTTTTGGCTTGATCCATTCAATCTTCAATCTAGCATCATTACACTTCACCAGATATTTCAACCACTGTACTAAGTGGACTCCAGTCATATTTTATGACTCTTCCATCAAATATTGACGTTATTTACAAAGACCACCTTCATCCGTAATGCGCCTTTGTTCGAACTTGCCCCAGTTTCTCCAAGATTTAACAAATCCTCCTTCAGCTTTTGGAGCCacaaagctttttctttttttttttttaagcagaacagaaaataaactgttgttCATGAGATCGATTTCTCCTTTTAACGGCACTGAATACACTTTCTCCATTGGTCAGAATGGATAATTACATTCATGAcattcttttttcctccatttttcaGCACTGATGATGCTTTCCTCTTCATCACCACCCATACTTCTGTTCCAGGCCTGATTTTCTCGATGATGTTCATGGAATcaatttcttctttcaaaagaaTTTATGTTCAATCACCAAGTATGGTAGTGGTTGGTCCCTCTTCGTTCAAGCTCCCCCTGCAGGTAACTGACATTTCACAGGACCTGTCCCTCAGTAAATTCAGCTGTAAGTGTTTTTTTCATCCATCAGTCCTGTAGcaagctgcacaaaagactcCTAGGCATTCATGTTTGTCCAAACTTCGTTACATATCAGCATTCGCACTGTAGACTTTCTTTGAATCCTCTTCCTGGAATAAGTTTGcaatcacagaaacactgcctctccagaaacatatttcaaCACAAGGCAGAAGTTGATCTTCTGGTCTACTGGGTCTGGAGAAATTTGTCAAACTTTTCCCCCTCACAAAGCActcactttgttttttactACTTGTGAATAATTTCCTTCGATTCCTCTCTCCACTGTTCTGCTGACATAGTACATTCTGGTCCATGTTTATCCACCAAAAGCTTACACACAGCTTGAGAAgtgactctgacagcactgtttcattttcctcctgAAACAAGGGCAGTGAACAGACATTCCCTCCCTCAGTTTCTGCAGTGTTGGGTTTATCTTCCGCCCTCCAGATTCACAAGCAGTAACTGAAGCTTCCTTAGATGAGTCAGGGAATTATAAATTCCATTCATGGAAAGCAGTTCAATCATAGGTAAACAGAGCATCAATCTGAACGTGGTGAAATACAAAACGAGCATCGTAGAGATCATCCCATATATGGCAAGCTTTGCAGAATGATTTGTtgatctgtgtttttgttggtaAACGAAGGtcaattttccattttcactcaAAGCAGCATCAAATAAACTTTGAATTCTTTTTGAAGTCTGCTAAATAACCAAGACACCACTTCACCCAGAGATGACAAGCAGCAACATTCTTCAAATATACTTCTCTAACAGGTAGTGACTGAAGGGTCAGCCTATGATCCATGTTTGCAGCCCTTCGCTCTTCAGCTCCATGTCAAAGTCTTCCTTCTGTGATCCTCGTGAATCAGATACATTCGATGGCCGGACGGATGTACACATGGTCACATCTGCTTGCCTTGGGGTGTAGTTTTGCTGGCCTCTGATTGAATCTTGCCAGAACCACTTTTcaaatgtcatcttttccatCTCCCAGCTGTCTTGagactttaaaataaaaataaagagaacagTGGATGAAAATGTACCCACTGCGGTGTTTTTCTGAAAGCCATCATTCAGATTGTCCAGTGTAAACCTTCATGAACTTTAATATGTCCAAATGGCTAAATAATTGGCATATTCTCTGAGCAATTTGAGAAAAATCCAAACTGCGGCTTCAGCAACTGTAGCAACATCATCAATCCATAAGCACAAGGACAAAGTATCAATCACTGACTTAACCCTTTCAGCCAACATTACAGACGGCGAGTGTCTCCTGTTGTGTTGAGGAGCACACGTAGTGATAATTTTCTTCATAACTGAAGCCATCATTTTCATAACATGGTCACTTACCCAGAGACACTCCCAATACTCTTCAGTAATGCATATTTCAGCtggggctgtttttcttcaGATGTGACCTTGTCCTGGGCTCTTCCTGGCATCCATCCACAAGCTGTCATGTGAAAGCAACTTCACATTTGCATGAACATTGTTTTATTGGAGAGAATCCTCTGTGAGATATCCTGATATTTGTACCAGCAATGTGTAGCATCCAcgagaaaacagaagacaggGAACACAGAGGTATAGAATTCTGGTATTCTCCCACCAATTTCCAAACTGCAACAAAACcctgttaaatgaaaatatatattgtgCCCAGTGATAATCATTCTTTTCAACAGGCCTCCACTCTTCCTGTGgcagttttctttcctcttcctgcagctgctttcaATTACTTTAGAAAGAAGTGTGAACTTTCCCCTCTCACCCTTGATAATTTTGACTACAAAATACTCTACCTGTTTTGGTTTATGGGTCGACTCATATCCACTTTGATGGTTAGGGTTTCCTCCGTCACAGTGGTCACGTTATTAGTTTTCTGATCGCTCCATCTGCGTCCCCTCTGACGAGGCATTTTAGGGTCCAAGTCAATCTTCGGCAGGTGTCGGTCCAGACTTCCAGGCCGGTCAAGTTTCCGCTGCTGAAGTCTGGTTTCTTCTGCccagtcagtctctctctcGGAGGGATTCTCGTAACAATCTTCCTTTAAGGGACGATAAACCAAACGTTGCTCTTCATGAGGAACATCTTGGTATCCCTGGGAGGATTGTCGCAACGGTTGTTGATTCCTGTGTGGTCCAGTTCTTCCACCCTGGCCGTGACCTCTTGCTGACCGAGGACTGCTTCTCCCCCTGTGGTTCACGGGACCATCTCGATAACCAAATCTCATGGGGTTTGGTCTATCTTCTGGTGTAGGGCTCCCCCTAGTTTCACGATAGTTTGTGCCCCTCCAATTATCTTCAAAATGCCATCCTCTTGCATCTTCATGATCATGCAACCTGCTGTCTGATGCCCTGAAATGCTCCTGAGAGGAGCCTGGACGAGGACTCCTATGTCGATCATACTCAAGATCTCTGTGATCATCAAGTTGTTCGCACCGTGATGGTTCTCTCCTGTGTTTGATGCCATGATCATGTTCAATGATGAGTGGTCCTGAGTGGCGAATGTCTCCAAGAGGGAGTCTCTCCTTAGTGTCTCCTCCAAACCTAACTCTGGTTGTGTCCATTGAGTCAAGCTGTTCCACAAAGTCCTCCTCGTTCCTGTACCTGTGCCAGCATAAGAGGAGGTGACATGGTTCAACAATTATTCAAAGAACAGTCACATCTTCACATCAGGTTTTAATTTAACACCTGAAATTAGCTTTGGACTTATCTCACATCAAATACCTGATTCACCCATTACTGATGTAACATGAATTTTTAAACTATGTTTGCCATTAAAACTTACATGTGGATTAACAATTAGTGTATGTTCAACATAAGAGACAGAAATTTTTAAGTATCAGAAGAAGCAAAGCAAGAAAACTTCAAGCCATGCAACACTTGTTAAACTAGTATTTTAAATTATTGGAAATAAGCCATGATGACAGAGAGGAATTTTGAAAATAAGCTGAGAATCCTCTGCATTCTtcatttccccttttctctgcgACAGTGCTTCAAAGCCTTTTGCTTTAAATTTACCCAAGGTGACTGCTGTCATCCATTTCCCTTCTTTGCCTTTTAAGGGGAGGGCTCCTCTTTTGATGCAAATCCTCTCTTTGCCTGTGTCTATCAGGACCCTGTGTGttcctccttcctgtttccCAAGCTGTTCCACCTCTTTGGTCATCTGACCTTGCACTGGGACTAAGGTCTCTGAATCTTCCTCGACCTCTGCCCtgttcttctctcctccagccCATCCCTGGCTCTCTCTGTTGGTGGTGTGAATGAGACCTTGGTGTCGGTGGCAATCTTTCCCTCGTCAACCTCAGAGGGGAGTGGGGTGACCTCCTCCTGTTTTCAAAGCTCTGTATGTGTTCTCTAAACCCTCCTCTGCGTCtatctccatcttctcctcGATCACGCCTCTGGTCATCAAAGGTTGTTACATCATTATAAGGTGATGGCCTCCTATGGTAAAACTCCTCCTGGATTGGATGACGCTTTTGCCCCAATGGGTTGTCATCTAAGAAATGTGGGGATCTTCTCTGGCCTTCAGGGTACATTTCTTCCCTAAAGTAATCCAAGTGTTCTTCTGGATTTTCTCTGGTGCGGTGGCTCCTATCCAAATCATCTCCATCAAGTTCTGCAAGGACTTCGTAAGGATTAAAATCGGGCTCCTCCCATGGAAACCTCCtgaacaagtaaataaaaaaaaacagcagtcatCACTAAATTAAGATTCACAttgcagtttaaaacaaaaatgaaagtggaGGACAGGAAACCATCTTTTCTGAGTCTTAAAATAAACAGATCTTGTGGGGCATAtgagaattaaaaagaaaataatgcatTTACCTGTAATGTGGTGATCTGGACCGTGGTCTTGACATTTGACTAACCTAGGAAAGTAGAAGTTTTTGTTGTTAGATTAATgttgcagacaaaacacaacacccCACAGTACAGGCAAGGCAGGGTAATTACAAAAACCCCATCAAGATGCTTATGATGCCATAGGATCCACCATGCTCCTATTTGCCATAGCCTACTACACTGCAAGGGTTGCATCCCCCTTCAACTCTTTATTTGCTGGTTGACATAAAATGCATCACTACCACTGTGTCAGTGAAGGAAAACTCAGGTATACTGTGAGTATAAGTAATTTATACTGATGGTGACAGGCAGAACAACAGAATTGCTAATCTGCAGAGAATATCATGAGCTGCACACAAATAATCTAACAACTGTCAGGACACCATTACAATTTTACTGCGATaccaaaatattttcttatttaaattaGGAATAAATACGTTTGTATTCAGTTATGAATTGTCTCCAATGTTTACCCATATTGAAATTAATTAAGTAGGGCTGGGTGATGATTCAATATTAAAGTTAAACAACTTTCTGCAGAATCATATCATGTTCCCTCAATTTAATATTCTAGTTTAAATTGTTTCTTAAGAAACTTTAATTAAAGATGAACAAAATTATGAATCTAcagtttcaattttttttcttgcctaTATTCTGTCATACAACATCAGAATATCCTTTTGAATAACGTCATAACGACTGCAAGCACATTGCCACATAGTGTAAAGACGCGTCTACACTTCTTTAACAATTGTTGAACGTCaacattaaaactttttttaaagtGTGATTAATTGCAGAGCTGCTATCTTCAGCAGGTGGTCTTAAAATGGGAAATTTACTTCATGGCAGGGAGTTATTCCAATTCATATGGAGCTCGGGCTCCACAAATTAATGGTGGACTGAGTTTCTTTAGCCACTAGCTCTGATTTAGTTGGCCAAGaccaagacaaaaacatgtatAACTACAGAGAATTCATGAATGTAAGCGTATAAAATATAGCTTCACATTTTAGTTTTGTATACTAGCTATTAACTGCAACGCCTGTTATTTAACGTAGCTATTATCAAATGCATTTAAGTTACTGTAGTAAGCAAAGATCACTCAGACTAATCAACAGTTACACTCTACTGAGTTTAGTGGGATACATTTCCTGGATATTTGGACCACTAGCCCATTGTATGCATTAAATCACATACCGCCACGCAAAATTAAGCTATCCAAGCACATGAGCTAACTTTAAGCTAGCTGACGTTAAGGCTAATCAACAGCTAACGTCAGGCAGTTAGCTTACCTTCGTGCAAGACGCGCCAGTCTTCCGCGAATAACGTCAGCTAAAGCAAGTATAACCACATCAAAAGACGACAATGTAACACTTTGTAATTTTAGAAAACGACCATATTAGTGACCACGTATTACAAAAACCTAGctaaatgtgctgtgtttccCATTAAAGTATGTAAAAGACCGTGTTGACATTGACTAGTTAAGGTTGCGTCTGCGCACAAACTGCCAAACTTCCGCTTTGGTCTTTTCAGTATAAAACAATTTTTGTGACTACAATTGCACAGTTCAGCAAAACATCGACACTTACCTGGCCCTAGATTAGAGGTGGTTGTGGTTGGAAGCCATGCAGGTGGAAGTGGTTGTTTGACTGAACACAGTAATTTAGCACAAAACGAACAATGGTCTtaaaggctttttgttttgttttgctgttttgacACTACTTCTCTGGGTGCACGTTCTCAAACCCATTCTCTCATAAGTATTATCCCTAGGTAACTTGGGCGGAAAATGCACTACTTGGGTGCTACATGTCCTGGCCTCTTAGGGTACAGCAGATTCTGTCAGTGCAGTGTGGAAAGTAGTTCGTGGTAGTTTGCAATTTCTGTGTATGGTTTGTAAACATTTAAGCGgattattcatgttttcagaaccagtgtgtgtatgtcaaacgaaaaaaaagaatgaaaatttaCAGATGAGgacagcacagtggtgcagtggttagcattgtcgcCTCAGGTTCCAGGTCCACGAATGGACCCTTCTGtggggagtttgcatgttctccctgtgcctgcatgggttttctccgggcaCTCCGACTTCCTCCTACAATTCCAAAGCATTAGATTAAATGAGCACTCTACATTAGGCATGcctgtgtggttgtctgtctttgtgtctgtgtgtcaccCCTGCAGTTGATTGGTGACCAGTCCATGGTGTgccctgcctctcgcccatagtcagctgggatagcccccccccctctgactctgacagataaggggtgtagaaaatggatgatataaataataattatgacTTAATTACTTAAATCTCATAGTCTTGTCAGTATTATAGCTATAGATATAGTATTATAAAATTTGGGGTTATTTCATGACCTTCAGctgaaacattaacaacagtGTAACCACTTATTGGAGTCCCAGAGTACTGGCCAGTGTTACCGAAATACCACATCCACTACAGCTCTtctcaaaagttaaaaaagggaaaaaaatcaaagcagtttACATTTAACTTTGGGTCAATCCAGCCATCAGTAGTGATAAAACCATGAACCACAAGAAAAAGGTCACcgattgttttattttgaaagctgaGCGGCTAAACAGGATGTTGAGATCTGTTCCCAATAGGTATactcaaataaatgcagtttgaGTCAGCTGTGCGATGATCTCAAGATTATACgattataaaatgaaatattcactcCAGCTTTGCACGTTTTAGTTTCAGTGCAGCACGAAGGTGACTCCATTAAGTCCTGCACTAGATTTATACT includes these proteins:
- the zgc:112982 gene encoding bcl-2-associated transcription factor 1 isoform X1: MSRPRSRSPHYRRFPWEEPDFNPYEVLAELDGDDLDRSHRTRENPEEHLDYFREEMYPEGQRRSPHFLDDNPLGQKRHPIQEEFYHRRPSPYNDVTTFDDQRRDRGEDGDRRRGGFREHIQSFENRRRSPHSPLRLTRERLPPTPRSHSHHQQREPGMGWRREEQGRGRGRFRDLSPSARSDDQRGGTAWETGRRNTQGPDRHRQREDLHQKRSPPLKRQRREMDDSSHLGYRNEEDFVEQLDSMDTTRVRFGGDTKERLPLGDIRHSGPLIIEHDHGIKHRREPSRCEQLDDHRDLEYDRHRSPRPGSSQEHFRASDSRLHDHEDARGWHFEDNWRGTNYRETRGSPTPEDRPNPMRFGYRDGPVNHRGRSSPRSARGHGQGGRTGPHRNQQPLRQSSQGYQDVPHEEQRLVYRPLKEDCYENPSERETDWAEETRLQQRKLDRPGSLDRHLPKIDLDPKMPRQRGRRWSDQKTNNVTTVTEETLTIKVDMSRPINQNSTLCYSSDRQLSLDLVNVGRQRLDFLPMLEHSGTYQETAIHTGTFAQEIITLVHHVKEQYFRDSGFTLNERFSAPQKVCNSEAETEELTLDERFSSNRGFSLKMNSLLDDDQPLFSRLGPLPPVRGPGDLRHDLERKRQERLEGVKVTISGNMSQLPLASVSELDLDYNDKDEIVSVEEEGFSNWLEGQSRRREGNMGPRRGVSFRPNNGSQRRNNRFGNRLGPMKRQNNRNNPAGPSW